The Plasmodium knowlesi strain H genome assembly, chromosome: 14 genome has a segment encoding these proteins:
- a CDS encoding 26S protease regulatory subunit 7, putative — translation MDEDAPTQSKPLDDEDINILKSYGSGPYSTTIKKVESDISGLVSNINKLCGVRESDTGLCLPNQWDLQLDKQMLNEEQPLQVARCTKIINGDTDQTKYIINVKQIAKFVVGLGDKVAPSDIEEGMRVGVDRTKYKIQILLPPKIDPTVTMMTVEEKPDITYNDIGGCKEQLERLREVVEMPLLQPERFVTLGIDPPKGVLLYGPPGTGKTLTARAIANRTDACFICVIGSELVQKYVGEGARMVRELFQMAKSKKACILFIDEVDAIGGSRGDESAHGDHEVQRTMLEIVNQLDGFDNRGNIKVLMATNRPDTLDSALVRPGRIDRKIEFSLPDLEGRTHIFKIHANTMNMSRDVRFELLARLCPNSTGSDIRSVCTEAGMFAIRARRKTITEKDLLLAINKVIHGCKQFSATGKYMVYN, via the exons ATGGATGAGGACGCACCCACACAGTCCAAACCTTTGGATGATGAAGATATAAACATCCTGAAATCTTAC GGATCTGGACCGTATTCAACGACCATCAAGAAAGTTGAATCCGACATAAGCGGGTTAGTATCTAACATTAACAAGCTCTGCGGAGTGAGAGAAAGTGACACGGGTTTATGTCTACCGAACCAATGGGATCTGCAGTTAGATAAACAGATGCTGAATGAAGAACAGCCACTGCAAGTAGCTAGATGTACAAAAATCATCAATGGTGACACAGATCAAACAAAGTACATTATTAACGTTAAACAAATAGCGAAATTTGTGGTAGGATTAGGAGATAAGGTTGCACCAAGTGATatagaagaaggaatgagaGTAGGGGTAGATAGAACTAAATACAAAATTCAAATTTTGCTACCTCCAAAGATAGATCCTACAGTCACTATGATGACGGTGGAAGAGAAGCCTGATATTACTTACAACGATATTGGTGGGTGCAAAGAACAGTTAGAAAGGTTAAGAGAAGTGGTAGAAATGCCTTTGCTACAACCAGAAAGATTTGTAACATTAGGAATAGATCCACCCAAGGGGGTTCTACTGTATGGTCCCCCAGGTACGGGTAAAACCCTAACCGCTAGAGCTATCGCCAATCGAACAGATGCCTGTTTCATATGTGTTATTGGTTCCGAACTTGTGCAGAAATATGTAGGTGAAGGTGCTAGAATGGTGAGAGAATTATTTCAAATGGCTAAGTCGAAAAAGGCATGTATCCTATTTATTGATGAAGTAGATGCAATAGGAGGTTCCAGAGGAGACGAAAGTGCACATGGGGATCATGAAGTACAAAGAACCATGTTAGAAATTGTAAATCAGCTAGATGGATTCGATAACCGAGGTAATATCAAGGTACTAATGGCTACGAACAGGCCCGACACCTTAGATAGTGCATTAGTTAGACCTGGTAGAATCGATAGAAAGATAGAATTCAGTTTACCTGACCTTGAAGGCAGAACCCACATTTTTAAGATTCACGCAAATACTATGAATATGAGTAGAGATGTTAGATTTGAGCTTCTGGCTAGACTATGCCCCAACAGCACCGGTTCCGACATTAGAAGTGTCTGCACAGAAGCAGGCATGTTTGCTATCAGAGCCAGAAGAAAAACCATCACCGAGAAGGACCTTCTGCTTGCAATAAACAAAGTCATACATGGTTGCAAACAATTCTCGGCCACGGGAAAATATATGGTGTACAATTAG